The nucleotide window CAGTTCTAATCAGTGACCCTTCCTGTCCCATTTGTTATGCCAAAGCCCAGCTCTTTTACATGCCCAGATACTGGAAGGGAAGATAAGTTGTGCCAGtggatattatttattttcttgagaAAAGAGCTCATGCTCTTTCAAGACTCCCGTCTTTATCTAGGTCTTAAGCAGAGGCTCTTAACCTGGGACGTGTAAgcttgttttattaatattttggtcACTAAATGtcaatttgtttcttttataatcctgtGGATTttgtttcatgcatttaaaaacattctaagaaAGGGTCTTGGGGTATTATACAGCAAGACTCAACAAGTCTTAAAGTCTGACTTCATCAGACACACACTGTACACACACAGAATCCCTGTCTTAATGGGCTTCCCAGAGAGTTCCCATCCCCTTCCAGgaaatctcttcctctccccccaccttctgaagacctctggtctctagtGAGGGAATGGCAAGTTTTCATACATTAGGTCTGTTAGAGTAACCAGATAGCCCTGCCTGCCTTCTTATGGTCTCAGATTCTCAGATCACTGTAAAGACTGATATGTGATTTTAAGCTTTTTGTCCATTTGACTCCCCAGAAAAAAATACTCTGTAATATACGTCATTCTTATGAGATCATCTTCCCCCATGTTATTTCACTTAAAGTAGCTTTTTCATGAAGCCACTCAAAAACATTAAGTGGGCATGCCTATATTTTGTTGTCTTCTGCATCTAAGAATGAGGGATGGGGCAGGGAGAGGAGATTCTATAGCTGAGATCCTGTCTGATTTTTGTTCTAGTCCTGGGGTGAAACAGGGTGACCTTCACATTGAGAATGTGAATGTAGAGTCCAAATATGTATCAAAGGTAGAAGCTATCTTTTTTAGAATGTCTAAAAATTTCACAGAACTGTTGGAGTTCTAATCAGCATTACCTTCACCATCATAATCAGGGAAGCTAGGGGACACaatgcctcaaatacttactacttctgtgaccttggacaagtcacttaacccctgtttgccttagtttcctcatctgaaaattatgCTAATattagcacttacctcccagagttgtttcgaggatcaagtgagatgataattataaagcattcagcatagtacttggcatacCATAtggactatataaatgttagccattactattataataatcaaaatttttaaGGATGTATTAAACTCTTAATTGCATGGAGTACTATAGAGTGCTGGGttctatatttctctaattaagtgGACATGATCCATGGTCCCTATGTTTTGTCAAATCATCCATTTAGTCTATTATGGCTCTTTAAGACAAACATTGATAGATCTATAAATAACTCACAAATGAAAatgtaatgaaaaggaaaatatttatattacagGGTGTATCTATATAAAACCTAGATTCCCAGTTGGGCTGCTCACACTAATGGTTATTTGTTGGTTTGCATTATTTCTCAACTCTTCCTTTCACAGAAAGGAAAGGTAGGTTCAATTCCAGGTTCTGTGTCAAACCAACAAATATTTCTCTGTACATAAGAATATTATAAGGGAATCAACATGGCATGGttaaaaagaatgctggatttggaaccagCAGAGTTGTGTTCAAAGCTCAGGCCTGCCGcttagtacctgtgtgaccttgcacaagtcacataactctctAGCTTTgattccttatctgcaaaatgagagaattggactagatgacctcacaGGTCTCTTCCAACAACTTTGACTCTTTGATCTTATGAAGGCAAAGAAGTACAAGCATGTTCCCTATATTCATTTGGGCTTTAGGGGATACTGAGAATTTTTaaactatatgtgtgtgtttaatcTTCTGATATGCATGCATGTACCATAGTTAATGGCTATCAGCACAATATAATATTACAAAGAAGAATGGCTTTTAAAATAAGATCAAGTCCTGGCTTTTATATATTCTAAccatatgaccttaggcaagtaatttaatctcctggggacttctgtttcctcatctgtaaaataagattagTTATACTTGACCTACCTTCCTCataatcaaataagatcatatgTTTTGAGAACATTTTGAAATGATAAACTATTATGATTTATGATAAAAATGTCCAGTGCTGAGCATAGTACTCTCTTTGTATTAGGTGTACTTAAGTATTtgttgaaattaaattaaaacatctaTGAATCAATCAATTACTAGATTGTGCCTATGTTAACCCTTCATTTCCAAAACTAAATATTTTGCTTTACTGTTGATAGCCATCTCCATTAGGGGGCTGCTAGCATTTCAAAATAATGCTTGTTGAACATGACAAAGTAACTGTATTTATCTTTGGCCCTTTTCCCCTTTTGAGATAATTTTATACATCTTTTGGGATGAGCTATTACTAAATGAGAGCCattatctaaatcagtgattcccaaagtgggcgctaccgcccccggtgggtgctgcagagatccaggagagcggtgatggccatactttttttgtattacattctattctgagttcaataaatagtttcataatttccagggggtgctaagtaatattttttctggaaagggggcaaaaatgtttgggaaccactgatctaaatgaaAACAGCCTGTCTATAAAAGTAGTTTACTGATTAATTTTGTTTATCTACCAGTTTACAAGCAAAGTATTATTGGATTTTAGCTGGCTTATGTACATTATGTATATAGAATGAGTTAGTGAAGATTTGGAGAGGGTAGTAAGTTTCTCCATCTGTGAGGCTATTCTTAATGTACATCTGTGAGGATGTTTTTAATGTACTTCGGATATGTTTCTATTCTAGTCTGACGAGTCCTTGTCTGCCTTTAAGGAAGCCTCAAATGATCCCGTCAGAGTTCTGAGTTGGCTCCGAAAAGACCTAGAAAAGTGTACATCAGGATTCCACGATATGAAACCACCAAGTGGGGAAATGGCAAACAGAGGCGAGCATTCAGGAGAGAGTCGTAGTGGGTTCACTGtagactattacaataatccTGGAACTGGAGGCAGAAGCACCCCAGGCAAAATGCATCTTGAAATGTGTCACACCGAAAATTCTTCTAGAGGTTCTAGTGCCTGGACTGGTGGTAGTAATGAGAGTACAGTAGATGAAGTCTCTTTCTATGCCAACCGGCTCACCAACCTGGTCATTGCCATGGCACGCAAGGAAATCAATGAGAAAATTGATGGCTCTGAGAATAAGTGCATCCACCAATCAGTCTATATGGGTGAAGAACCACCTTCACCCAATAGAACCTTGAGTAAGGTGGCATCAGAACTGGTGAATGAGACTGTCTCCTTGTGTGCCAAAGAAACCCCAGACAAGGCTCCTGGCTCTGGAGATAGAGCAACACCCTCCTCACGGAGTCCCCCAAATGTGAAATATAAGAGCACACtgaaatttaaagaaacaaaagaatgcAAGGCAGATGACAAGCCTAAAAAGTCATTCTTCTACAAGGAAGTGTTTGAATCCCGTAATGCGGGTGATGGTGGGAGGAAAGTATTTGGGGCAGAACCCAGGAGAGATGACTTTACAGCCAGTGTGAGTCAAGGAATCATGACCTATGCCAACAGTGTGGTGTCTGACATGATGGTCTCCATCATGAAGACACTAAAGATCCAAGTGAAGGATACAACCATTGCAACCATCTTACTCAAGAAGGTTCTGATGAGGCATGCCAAAGAGGTAGTATCAGACCTGATCGACTCCTTTATGAAGAACTTGCATAATGTCACAGGCACTCTTATGACAGACACAGATTTTGTCTCAGCTGTGAAGAGAAGCCTCTTCTCTCATGGAAGTCAAAAGGCCACAGACATCATGGATGCTATGTTAGGCAAACTACACAGTGTGATGTTGAAGAAGTCCAATGAGCCATGCAAAAAACCTCCTAAGGACAAGTCTGAGAGTCTCTCCCTAGTTTCTATGAAAGGAGCAATGAATGACCCCAGACACAGAGGTATGAATTATGCTTCAATGAAAGCTGAAGCCAAAATAAGGGAAAAACCCTGTACTCCCTGCCCATCCAAGACAGATAAGGAGAAGACCTGTGCTGAAACCCTGGGTGAACATATTATCAAGGAAGGGCTGACTTTGTGGCATAAAAATcatcagaaagaaacaaaatctccAGGCCTCCAGCGTGCATCCTTTGCAACCTCCAGCAGATCTGTTGGTAAATCGAACATCAAATTACCAGAATGCCATCCCACAACAACCTCCCCAGGCCCAATTAACATCAATGCCCTCAGCTGCCAAGAGAGACAGGACAATTTCCTGTATAGTTCAGACACTTGGGCTAAAGACCTGATTGTGTCTGCCCTGCTTCTGATTCAGTATCACCTTGCACAGGGAGGAAGTATGGATGCCCAGAGCTTTCTGGAAGCTGCTGGGACAACAACCAAGTTGGCAGCAGCCACACCTAAGTCCAACCAGAACTCTGAGCAGTCCAGCCTTGGGTCTTCTCGGTTGGGGGGCACCCATGAAGAGGCTGAAAAAAAGGATCTGATGAGtgtcttttttaatttcatcCGGAATTTACTTGGTGAGACTATTTTTAAGTGTGATGATAGCAGTGAAGCAAAAGCACCCAGCCACCACAGTAAGGAAGAAGAAGGCTGCTTTCCTGAACCGACCCTGCCTAACTGTCCTCAAAAACATTGTGGTGGTTttggtggtggaggaggaggtggtACTGGCGCCATTGCTGGGCTGACCAAGATGGTGGCTAACCAGCTGGATGGTAACATGAATGGGCAGATGGTGGAACAGTTGATGGACTCAGTGATGAAGTTGTGTCTCATCATTGCCAAGTCCTGTGACACTCCCTTGGGAGATCTGGGAGATGAGAAATCTGGAGATGCCAGCAGGCCGACTTCAGCCTTCCCAGATAGCTTCTTTGAGTGCTTACCAGTCAAGGGCACTGGGACAGCTGAGGCCCTCTTACAGAATGCCTATCAAGCTATCCATAATGAATTAAGAGGTATGTCAATACATCCTCCTGAGGGAACCAATACACCCAAGGTGATTGTCAGCAATCACAACATCGCTGACACCGTTCAGAACAAGCAACTCCAGGCCGTTCTCCAATGGGTGGCAGCCTCCGAGCTCAACGTACCAATTCTGTATTTCGCTGGCGATGATGAGGGGATCCAGGAGAAGGTAAGAGTGAGGAAGTACTGAGAATTCGGGGGAACTCTTGAATGAAAAGGTTTCAGAATCACTCTTCTTTCTGAGGCCCAAGTCACAGAAAGGGAAGGACTAATGAAAATAAAGGTTTTAGGTTAATACCTCTCTCCCTTGGACAAGTAGtcttgggagagaaaaaaatcagtttggcaTCCAGTGTTCATTATCTTTCAGTAGTAATAATAagatttcacatttatataaatgttttaaattctaCAAAGAGTTTTTCTTAGCAATGCTATGACATAGGCATGACAATTATCactgtccctattttacaaatgaggaaatggaccCAGAGTGAACCTGTCTGAAGTCACCCATTTGGAAAGTGGGATAGCCTGGACCCAAAGCCAAGGTCTTTGGAGTCTCACTTCCAGTCAATGTGTCCCCTAAAAGGGCCTTCCTTAGAAGGTAAATGTGTAAATATTTTATGTACCTTAGTTAAATTATGTTTAAAacgatccactggggagactggttTCCCAAAGGATCATGGGGGGCAGGGGgatgtgcaggtggaaaatttgcctctcctgagctacattcccagcatccttttaagttcatcctcatttgatgtatagggcttgggagataaatttggctgagacccatgctgcagggctcttttttgggagctttTGCTTTGCcttggttaaagtgtggcaggtgtgggtctctggctctgtgctctgctcacttggctgaaggaatccctttccctctcattttttgt belongs to Gracilinanus agilis isolate LMUSP501 chromosome 5, AgileGrace, whole genome shotgun sequence and includes:
- the AKAP3 gene encoding A-kinase anchor protein 3; the encoded protein is MSSDKVDWLQSQSGVCKVDVYTPGEGQPQDWKMSDESLSAFKEASNDPVRVLSWLRKDLEKCTSGFHDMKPPSGEMANRGEHSGESRSGFTVDYYNNPGTGGRSTPGKMHLEMCHTENSSRGSSAWTGGSNESTVDEVSFYANRLTNLVIAMARKEINEKIDGSENKCIHQSVYMGEEPPSPNRTLSKVASELVNETVSLCAKETPDKAPGSGDRATPSSRSPPNVKYKSTLKFKETKECKADDKPKKSFFYKEVFESRNAGDGGRKVFGAEPRRDDFTASVSQGIMTYANSVVSDMMVSIMKTLKIQVKDTTIATILLKKVLMRHAKEVVSDLIDSFMKNLHNVTGTLMTDTDFVSAVKRSLFSHGSQKATDIMDAMLGKLHSVMLKKSNEPCKKPPKDKSESLSLVSMKGAMNDPRHRGMNYASMKAEAKIREKPCTPCPSKTDKEKTCAETLGEHIIKEGLTLWHKNHQKETKSPGLQRASFATSSRSVGKSNIKLPECHPTTTSPGPININALSCQERQDNFLYSSDTWAKDLIVSALLLIQYHLAQGGSMDAQSFLEAAGTTTKLAAATPKSNQNSEQSSLGSSRLGGTHEEAEKKDLMSVFFNFIRNLLGETIFKCDDSSEAKAPSHHSKEEEGCFPEPTLPNCPQKHCGGFGGGGGGGTGAIAGLTKMVANQLDGNMNGQMVEQLMDSVMKLCLIIAKSCDTPLGDLGDEKSGDASRPTSAFPDSFFECLPVKGTGTAEALLQNAYQAIHNELRGMSIHPPEGTNTPKVIVSNHNIADTVQNKQLQAVLQWVAASELNVPILYFAGDDEGIQEKLLQLSAAAVDKGRSVGEVLQSVLRYEKERQLDEAVGNVTRLQLLDWLMANL